A stretch of Electrophorus electricus isolate fEleEle1 chromosome 3, fEleEle1.pri, whole genome shotgun sequence DNA encodes these proteins:
- the crbn gene encoding protein cereblon has product MAAEGGGGNNNNNDEMGNHLQLLPENEEEEEEEDEMETEDCDGEDAEKPSIINFDPSLPTSHAYLGSDMEEFHGRTLHDEESVQNLPVLPHAALILIPGQTLPLQLFRPQEVSMFRNLVSHDRTFAVLAHSPDTSDGELKAEFGTTAEIYAFREEQEYGIETVKIKAVGRQRFRVHDIRTQADGIRQARVQILPERILLDPLSALQVVPHLHTHSPPMKPTQPQSQVQCCKTYRQRKLYPACMTPWPPWVYALYDSETLMTRVKRQLHEWDENLKDESLPTNAIDFSYRVAACLPIDDALRLQLLRIGSAIQRLRCELDIMDRCTSLCCKQCQNTEITTKNEIFSLSLYGPMAAYVNPHGYVHETLTVYKASNLNLIGRPSTLHSWFPGYAWTIAQCRTCGSHMGWKFSAVKKDLSPPRFWGLTRSALLPTIPQGEEGVEGSRLLCL; this is encoded by the exons ATGGCTGCCGAAGGGGGTGGAggcaataacaacaacaacgacgAAATGGGGAACCACTTGCAACTCTTACCAG aaaatgaggaggaggaggaggaggaagatgaaatGGAAACAGAGGATTGTGATGGTGAGGATGCAGAAAAGCCGAGCATCATCAACTTTGATCCCAGCCTGCCGACTTCGCATGCT tatTTGGGCTCAGATATGGAGGAGTTCCATGGCCGCACTCTTCACGATGAGGAAAGTGTTCAAAATCTGCCCGTTCTCCCTCATGCTGCTCTCATACTGATCCCAGGCCAGACGCTACCTCTGCAGCTTTTCCGACCACAGGAGGTCAGCATGTTCCGCAACCTGGTCAGCCATGACCGCACATTTGCTGTGCTTGCACACAG CCCTGATACCAGTGATGGGGAGCTAAAGGCAGAGTTTGGGACAACTGCTGAGATCTACGCCTTTCGTGAGGAGCAGGAGTATGGAATTGAGACAGTGAAAATCAAAGCTGTTGGGCGTCAGCGTTTCAGAGTGCATGACATTCGCACACAAGCAGATGG GATTCGTCAGGCAAGGGTGCAAATTTTGCCTGAGAGGATTCTGTTAGATCCTCTAAGTGCACTGCAAGTTGTgccccacttacacacacacagtccacccATGAAacccacacaaccacaaagCCAAGTACAGTGCTGCAAGACTTACAGACAG AGGAAGTTGTATCCTGCTTGTATGACCCCATGGCCTCCCTGGGTATATGCCCTGTATGATTCA GAGACTCTAATGACCAGAGTAAAGAGACAGCTTCATGAGTGGGATGAGAATCTCAAGGATGAATCTCTGCCTACAAATGCTATAG ATTTCTCCTATAGGGTAGCTGCCTGCTTACCAATAGATGATGCTCTCAGACTGCAGCTGCTGAGGATTGGTAGTGCTATTCAGAGACTACGCTGTGAACTGGACATAATGGAcagg TGCACCTCTCTGTGCTGCAAACAGTGCCAGAACACAGAGATCACAACCAAGAACGAGATCTTCAG tCTGTCTCTGTATGGACCAATGGCAGCTTATGTGAATCCTCATGGGTATGTTCATGAGACACTGACTGTATACAAGGCTAGCAACCTCAATTTGATTGGAAGACCCTCTACACTGCATAGTTGGTTCCCTGG gtatgCGTGGACTATTGCTCAGTGTCGGACCTGTGGCTCTCACATGGGTTGGAAGTTCTCAGCAGTAAAGAAAGATCTGAGTCCTCCACGCTTCTGGGGTCTGACTCGTTCTGCCCTTTTACCCACAATCCCTCAAGGCGAGGAGGGAGTGGAGGGATCACGCTTGCTCTGCCTGTGA
- the tatdn2 gene encoding putative deoxyribonuclease TATDN2 — MILTRLLQTLSNFLSFRVMTSKQQKVKFGWLRTAFKSPTKFQKNYIGLARPSRWEDMGHEESNEDPGMNMSTGSADLGELEHVSLSTPQGKRATPSRTEGTPKAHPLSRRTCRLFQEHAATPEVCLYVYVCVGTHQTPQSELQSPPVHLTPPASMMPTAGVKQKDRTVERSKAIYLGALRAANRLDARKLTSTEDSVKEPSAKKCVIDTPAVKMKLKKHEPYHLSPLTFLDTGEEEQVMISETKCESPDWSDVEDPVELENFSQDDFPMKHTKHTIEQDMGLHHPQSLPPLEYVPNPPPTLMLPNFKQPTIRVPGVNMKPSYTTVPPMSTGNANPPSLSWGEVFLSFKQSPHDMTSESSSSRTPCLPNSSAIAFGQGVGLQPQISTASLPSDPYALPIMTARITHTSPDHSRLCEYTPVVGRRFSEAHVFSPSRTYRTNDHVTRRTSAGSEPLWILDSDPLKADSCGFVDTHCHLDMLYGKMGFQGSFQSFRMAYANSFPVEFSGCITDFCNPRITLKEAIWEGLLGEELVWGAFGCHPHFAKEYNTVHEQSIMEAMRHPKTIAFGEIGLDYSHKNSTDFGIQKEVFERQLRLAISLGKPLVIHCRDADDDLLEIMKKCVPRDYKIHRHCFTNSYSVIEPFLSEFSNLCVGFTALVTYPRAVEARDAVRRIPLHRILLETDAPYFLPRQVPKTLCRFAHPGMGIHTLREISLLKGELLSTVLQAVRQNTTQIYGL; from the exons ATGATACTGACCCGTCTACTTCAAACACTCTCCAATTTCCTTAGCTTTAGAGTAATGACTAGTAAACAGCAAAAAGTAAAGTTTGGATGGCTACGTACAGCATTCAAGTCACCTACAAAGTTTCAGAAGAATTATATAGGCCTGGCTCGGCCCTCACGCTGGGAGGATATGGGGCATGAAGAATCAAATGAGGATCCTGGCATGAACATGTCTACTGGGTCAGCCGACCTAGGTGAACTAGAGCATGTAAGCCTTAGTACACCTCAGGGAAAACGGGCAACCCCTTCTAGGACAGAGGGTACTCCAAAAGCACACCCCTTATCCAGGAGAACATGCAGATTGTTTCAGGAGCATGCTGCAACTCCTGAA gtgtgtctgtatgtgtatgtgtgcgtgggcACACATCAAACCCCACAGTCAGAACTGCAGTCCCCACCTGTTCACCTAACCCCCCCTGCATCAATGATGCCCACTGCTGGTGTGAAGCAAAAGGACAGAACTGTGGAAAGATCAAAGGCTATATACCTTGGAGCCCTCAGAGCTGCTAACAGGCTTGATGCCAGGAAGTTAACTAGTACTGAGGACAGTGTCAAGGAGCCCTCTGCAAAGAAGTGTGTCATAGATACGCCTGCTGTAAAGATGAAGCTGAAGAAACATGAGCCATACCATTTATCACCACTCACCTTTTTGGACACAGGAGAAGAAGAGCAAGTAATGATATCAGAGACTAAG TGCGAGTCTCCTGATTGGTCAGATGTTGAAGACCCTGTCGAGTTGGAGAACTTCTCCCAGGATGATTTTCCGATGAAGCATACCAAGCATACAATAGAGCAGGACATGGGACTGCATCATCCTCAGTCTCTACCTCCTTTAGAATATGTCCCTAATCCACCTCCAACATTAATGCTCCCAAACTTCAAACAGCCCACAATTAGAGTGCCAGGGGTTAACATGAAACCCTCTTATACCACTGTTCCTCCTATGAGTACAGGTAACGCAAACCCACCTTCATTGTCTTGGGGGGAggtatttctttcatttaaacaATCGCCACATGACATGACCTCTGAGTCCTCATCCTCCCGGACACCATGTCTGCCTAATAGTTCAGCCATAGCATTTGGTCAGGGTGTTGGATTACAACCGCAAATCAGCACGGCTTCTTTGCCTTCAGATCCATATGCCCTGCCCATCATGACTGccagaatcacacacacttccccagaCCACTCTAGACTGTGTGAGTACACTCCTGTTGTGGGACGCAGGTTCTCAGAGGCACATGTGTTCTCTCCCTCAAGGACATACCGTACTAATGACCATGTCACGCGTAGGACATCTGCAGGATCAGAACCTCTTTGGATATTGGACTCGGACCCATTAAAGGCAGATTCCTGTGGATTTGTTGATACCCATTGTCACCTGGATATGCTCTATGGGAAGATGGGTTTCCAAGGGAGTTTCCAAAGCTTTCGGATGGCATATGCCAACAGTTTTCCTGTGGAGTTTAGTGGCTGTATCACAGATTTCTGCAACCCAAGGATTACGCTAAAGGAGGCAATCTGGGAGGGTCTGCTGGGGGAGGAGTTAGTCTGGGGCGCATTTGGATGCCATCCACACTTCGCCAAGGAATATAACACTGTCCACGAGCAAAGTATCATGGAAGCCATGCGCCACCCCAAGACCATCGCATTTGGGGAAATTGGCCTGGACTATTCACATAAGAATTCTACAGATTTTGGCATACAGAAAGAG GTGTTTGAGCGGCAGTTGCGATTGGCTATTTCTCTGGGAAAGCCTCTGGTCATACATTGCcgtgatgctgatgatgatttGCTAGAAATCATGAAGAAGTGTGTTCCTAGAGACTACAAGATACATAG ACACTGTTTTACCAACAGTTACTCTGTGATTGAACCTTTCCTGAGTGAATTCTCCAACCTGTGCGTGGGTTTTACGGCCTTGGTAACATATCCCCGTGCTGTAGAGGCCCGAGATGCAGTGAGGAGAATCCCCCTCCATCGTATTCTGCTGGAAACTGATGCCCCATACTTCTTGCCCAGACAG GTGCCCAAGACACTGTGTAGGTTTGCTCACCCTGGCATGGGCATACACACCTTACGTGAGATCAGCCTGCTGAAAGGAGAGCTTCTCTCCACTGTGCTCCAAGCAGTACGCCAGAACACTACTCAGATCTATGGCCTGTGA
- the vhl gene encoding von Hippel-Lindau disease tumor suppressor has protein sequence MPQPQEAERQQPLRLVRSLPSQIEAPVVFCNRSPRIVKLFWINFHGEPQSYGALQPLTGKRINTFVGHPWMFRDAETDDPMLVNSKEMYLPSALERGQLSMANITLPVFSLRERCLQVVRQLVRSEDFPRLEIARCLQEELAQRPDIHADLWRISQRVGQRLLQNREAQNT, from the exons ATGCCTCAGCCCCAGGAGGCTGAGAGGCAGCAGCCGTTACGGCTTGTCCGATCATTACCTAGTCAGATCGAAGCTCCTGTGGTCTTCTGTAACCGCAGTCCTCGCATTGTTAAGCTATTTTGGATCAACTTTCACGGAGAACCACAGTCTTACGGAGCGCTACAGCCATTGACAGGAAAGAGAATAAATACTTTCGTGG GGCACCCATGGATGTTTCGTGATGCTGAGACTGATGATCCAATGTTGGTGAATAGTAAGGAAATGTACTTGCCCAGTGCCTTGGAACGTGGTCAGTTGTCGATGGCTAACATAACACTACCAG tgttttctTTGAGGGAGCGTTGTCTACAGGTAGTGAGGCAGCTGGTGCGTAGTGAAGATTTCCCTCGTTTAGAAATTGCTCGGTGTCTTCAAGAAGAGCTTGCTCAGAGACCTGACATTCATGCTGATCTTTGGAGAATCAGCCAGAGAGTGGGGCAAAGACTTCTGCAGAACAGAGAAGCACAAAACACTTGA
- the ccdc174 gene encoding coiled-coil domain-containing protein 174, which yields MDKKKKQYNVTASSLVDLKAELYRKQETFKQERLSQDAGAVPKIHTKTKKPSIWSKQNEGVSARAQRDVEKATEEENTLNKSRQKLEEKARLYEQMTKGDFPDEETESLYLVDFTQKIIDQKREVHIRQAEKGDRDGEDTDTQIPIPPPQSEDEEWVDYVDALGRSRKCLRKDLPEFQKMDQDLQGTSRVVGPDRTLLSEDMRREMQREQWEREEEEQMKRPMGPIHYENIRDQEARELGVGYFAFSQDEEHRQKQRETLDMLRDQTTVQRSKREQLKEKRKSLLEARLAKVRMRKIKKSKLEPGAEEEEVPIADATVQEDEDKVGDLNGPPPSASTTPKVEVVIQERKDSRPGVPHVREWDRGKEFFLGQWTSRRRDERESEFAPPTSYFTDNKRVHHKRSGEEENIKGKVAFKWSDSQKAPQNTCEPFPNQSTCSQPQQTPQPPHSQTQSLDDLLSFYKHSV from the exons ATGGATAAGAAGAAAAAGCAATATAATGTCACAGCCTCGTCG CTGGTTGATTTGAAAGCAGAGCTTTATAGGAAGCAGGAGACATTCAAACAGGAAAGACTTTCTCAGGATGCAGGAGCTGTACCTAAGATACATACCAAAACAAAG AAGCCCAGTATTTGGAGTAAGCAGAATGAAGGGGTGTCTGCCCGTGCTCAGCGGGATGTAGAGAAAGCTACAGAGGAAGAAAATACCTTAAACAAATCAAg GCAGAAATTGGAAGAGAAGGCACGACTGTATGAACAAATGACTAAAGGGGATTTCCCGG ATGAAGAGACTGAAAGTCTTTACTTGGTTGACTTCACCCAGAAGATTATTGACCAGAAGAGAGAGGTACATATCAGACAGGCTGagaaaggagacagagatggtgaagacactgacacacagatcCCTATCCCACCTCCACAGAGTGAGGATGAGGAATG GGTGGATTATGTTGATGCATTAGGTAGATCAAGGAAGTGTTTAAGAAAAGATCTACCGGAGTTTCAGAAAATGGATCAAGATTTACAAGGCACAAG CAGAGTGGTTGGACCTGATAGGACTCTGTTGTCTGAAGACATGAGGCGAGAAATGCAAAGAGAACAGTGggaaagggaggaagaggagcagatgAAGAGGCCCATGGGGCCCATCCACTATGAAAACATCCGCGATCAAG aggCAAGAGAGCTGGGTGTTGGATACTTTGCATTTTCTCAAGATGAGGAACACCgccaaaaacagagagaaactcTTGATATGCTGAGAGACCAG ACCACAGTGCAACGTAGCAAGCGAGAGCagctgaaagagaagaggaaatcTTTGCTTGAGGCTCGACTGGCAAaagtgaggatgaggaagataAAGAAAAGCAAGCTGGAGCCAGGGGCTGAAGAGGAAGAAg TTCCTATTGCTGATGCAACAGTTCAGGAGGATGAGGACAAGGTTGGTGATTTGAATGGGCCTCCACCCTCTGCATCTACAACACCGAAGGTGGAGGTGGTAattcaagaaagaaaagactCCAGGCCAGGAGTACCACATGTCAGAGAGTGGGACAGAGGCAAAG AATTCTTTTTGGGTCAGTGGACAAGTCGTCGTCGGGATGAGCGGGAGTCAGAGTTTGCCCCGCCCACTTCTTATTTTACAGACAATAAAAGAGTCCACCATAAGAGGTCTGGGGAAGAGGAGAATATTAAAGGAAAAGTTGCCTTTAAATGGTCTGATTCGCAGAAAGCACCACAGAATACATGTGAACCTTTTCCAAACCAATCTACATGTTCACAACCTCAACAAACCCCACAACCCCCGCATTCACAGACACAAAGTCTTGATGATCTATTATCTTTCTATAAACACTCTGTTTGA
- the si:dkey-28n18.9 gene encoding sorting nexin-6: protein MDASNKESALNVNASSIKISDVSQDGDMLTFAITSQNLSGSGGVCVFRTYEDFIWLQQSLFSQEDVPELQGVIFPPLPDKPLPSHSHTQAKVLKQLGFLSLGDKWQIYCKALELYLQQVAAHTLLSKNKELYNFLSSSESPGKQRSKKGIFNRLSQVMEEMRKEGHKDVDEFFQSERDKTTNLSVLFKVATEKFLEVVLTKQKLALACGHFSTSLHLCVNQENADAVAFSKICLKLSDIIETMKRNFEKVSDNDMSTLGLGLELESRYQEAKREMLFRRTCRLVELDNANKNVDRAKPNKKAHMEEVQKATQKEFNLISSVAKQEIVHYHRTRVQVLRDFLIDWCEKQLSTAQESSTLFSQYLEACKGLAV, encoded by the exons atg GATGCATCAAATAAAGAGTCTGCACTAAATGTGAATGCCAGCAGCATTAAGATCTCTGATGTCAGTCAGGATGGAGATATGCTGACCTTTGCTATCACATCCCAGAAT ttgagtggcagtggtggagtgtgtgtttttaggacATACGAGGATTTCATCTGGCTTCAGCAGAGTCTCTTTTCTCAGGAAGACGTACCAGAACTCCAGGGAGTCATA TTTCCTCCTCTACCAGACAAGCCATTGCcttctcactcacatacacaggctAAAGTGctgaaacagcttg GTTTCCTGTCTTTGGGAGATAAATGGCAGATTTACTGTAAAGCTTTAGAGCTTTACCtgcagcaggtggcagcacatACTCTTctgagcaaaaacaaagaactcTACAACTTCCTTAGCAGCTCtgag TCACCTGGTAAGCAGCGTAGCAAAAAGGGCATCTTTAACCGCCTCAGTCAAGTCATggaagagatgaggaaggaagGTCACAAG GATGTAGATGAATTCtttcagagtgagagagacaaaaccacaaatctctctgttctctttaaaGTAGCCACAGAG AAATTCCTCGAGGTTGTGCTGACAAAGCAAA aacttGCTTTGGCATGTGGGCATTTCTCCACTTCATTACATCTTTGTGTTAACCAGGAAAATGCAGATGCTGTGGCCTTCTCCAA GATTTGTCTGAAGCTCTCAGATATCATTGAAACAATGAAA AGAAACTTTGAGAAAGTATCTGATAATGACATGTCCACCCTGGGGTTGGGTCTGGAGCTGGAGTCTCGCTACCAGGAGGCAAAGAGG GAAATGCTGTTCAGAAGAACTTGTAGACTAGTGGAACTGGACAATGCCAATAAGAATGTAGACAGAGCTAAACCAAATAAGAAAGCCCAT ATGGAAGAAGTTCAGAAAGCGACACAAAAAGAATTCAACCTTATCTCATCTGTGGCTAAACAAGAG ATTGTGCATTACCATAGAACCCGTGTTCAAGTGTTGCGGGACTTTCTGATTGACTGGTGTGAAAAACAGCTGAGTACAGCACAGGAAAGCTCCACCCTCTTCTCACAGTATCTGGAAGCTTGTAAAGGGCTTGCTGTGTAA
- the ghrl gene encoding ghrelin/obestatin prepropeptide, which yields MLYRASHAVLLLCALSLWAKCVLCGSSFLSPTQKPQGHGDRKQPRVGRGAGPEVPLLPEDHHIMLSTPLQVGLSLSDAEYEKYGTALQRILMDVLGDILPSE from the exons ATGTTGTACCGTGCCAGTCATGCAGTCTTGCTCCTCTGTGCACTTTCCTTGTGGGcaaaatgtgttctgtgtggcTCCAGTTTCCTCAGCCCAACCCAGAAACCACAG ggtcaTGGAGACCGAAAGCAACCTCGAGTGGGACGGGGGGCTGGTCCAGAGGTTCCTCTGCTACCAGAGGATCATCACATCAtg CTGAGCACCCCTCTTCAGGTGGGTCTGTCTTTGAGTGATGCAGAATATGAGAAGTATGGCACAGCACTGCAGAGGATCCTGATGGACGTCCTGGGTGACATTCTCCCTTCAG AGTGA